Within the uncultured Draconibacterium sp. genome, the region TTGGTATGCCTACCACAACGGGAAGCCCATTGCCTTTTTTATGCAGATACCTGACTTAAACCAGATTCTACAAAAATTAAAAACCGGCAAGCTGAGTTTATGGCAAGGTTTAAGATTGCTGTATCTCAAAAAACGAAAAACGATGACACGTTGCAGGGTAATTGTTCTGGGTGTGGTTCCTGGCTACCAGGGAAAAGGAATTGAATCGGCAATTTTCCATCATCTGAAAAAAGTAATGCTACGAAAAAAATGGTACGACGATATGGAAATGAGCTGGATAGGGGACTTTAATCCCAAGATGAATGCCATGTTTAAATCGTTTGGTGCCAACCGCACACAAACTCACTGTACACTGCGCTATTTGTTCGACCGGGAGAAAGAATTTGTACGAGCACCGATTATTGAATAAATTTGGCGCTTATTGTTTTTTTTAAACTATTATTGCGACAAATTTGAGAGATGCAGCTACTAGAAGTCGTTGACAAAAAGACAAAGAAACAGTTTCACCAGGTACCGCACATCATTTACAAAAATGATCCTAACTGGGCCGCTCCTTTGCTGGGAATGGTTGAGGGAATTTTTGATCCGAAAAAGAACAAAACTTTTCGGAATGGGAAAGCTATTCGTTGGATTTTGATTGACGACAACGGCAAGTTGATTGGCCGGATTGCTGCATTTATCAACTTCAACCTGGCAAAAACCTACGAGCAGCCAACCGGTGGCTGTGGTTTTTTTGAGTGCATCGACGATCAGGAAGCAGCCAATAAACTTTTTAAAGCGGCTGCCGATTGGAACAAAGAAAATGGTATGGAAGCCATGGACGGCCCGATTAATTTTGGAGAGAACTACGTAAACTGGGGTTTGCTGGTTGACGGTTTTATGCCGCAGGGTTTTGGTATGCCTTATAACCCAAAGTACTACGAAAAATTGTTTCGTGGTTTTGGTTTCGAAGTTTATTTCGAGCAGTATTGTTTCCACCTTGATTACACGGTACCGTTTCCCGAGCGTTTCTGGAAAATTGCCGGCTGGGTGGCTAAAAAGCCACAATATCAATTCAAACATTTTGATTTTAAACAAGCCGATAAGTTTATTGATGATTTCTGTACAGTATATGATGCAGCCTGGTCGTTTCATGAGCATTACAAACCGCTCGATCCGGACGATCTGTATGATTTCCTGACTGAATCGAAAGCAATTCTCGACCCCGAGATGATTTGGTTTGCTTACGCTGAGGATAAGCCGATTGCCATGTTTGTGATGATTCCGGATATTAATCAGATTCTGTTAAAACTAAATGGAAAACTGGATTTGCCGGGTATTCTGAAATTTTTCTACTACAAAAAGAAAAAGGTGATAAACCGTACCCGGATCTTTTTGATGGGGGTTGATCCAAAATACCAGAGGGCAGGAA harbors:
- a CDS encoding GNAT family N-acetyltransferase, which gives rise to MQLLEVVDKKTKKQFHQVPHIIYKNDPNWAAPLLGMVEGIFDPKKNKTFRNGKAIRWILIDDNGKLIGRIAAFINFNLAKTYEQPTGGCGFFECIDDQEAANKLFKAAADWNKENGMEAMDGPINFGENYVNWGLLVDGFMPQGFGMPYNPKYYEKLFRGFGFEVYFEQYCFHLDYTVPFPERFWKIAGWVAKKPQYQFKHFDFKQADKFIDDFCTVYDAAWSFHEHYKPLDPDDLYDFLTESKAILDPEMIWFAYAEDKPIAMFVMIPDINQILLKLNGKLDLPGILKFFYYKKKKVINRTRIFLMGVDPKYQRAGIESGIFWHQEQIMKKKSHRHYSEVELSWAGDFNPKIIAIYEATGAKKAKTHYTMRYLFDRSKKVTKAPMIS